The following coding sequences are from one Capsicum annuum cultivar UCD-10X-F1 chromosome 3, UCD10Xv1.1, whole genome shotgun sequence window:
- the LOC107873093 gene encoding metacaspase-1, with protein sequence MMLVNCSNCHTPLQLPPGAKSIRCAICRAVTLIADPRTNPAPLPPPRPSAYYPTAPAPPPPPTPASAYNNHYYPLAPPPSPYNYHLTSGQNSLSQGARKRAVIVGISYKNTKNELKGCINDAKCMRFLLTNRFKFPQDSILMLTDEERDPYRIPTKHNIRMAMYWLVQGCQAGDSLVFHYSGHGSQQRNYTGDEVDGFDETLCPLDFETQGMIVDDEINATLVRPLPRGAKLHAIIDACHSGTMLDLPFLCRMDRTGRYVWEDHRPQSGAWKGTSGGEVISFSGCDDDQTSADTDSLSKVTSTGAMTFSFIQAIEHGQGTTYGGILNAMRSSIRSSDNDLGGGIVTSLLTMLVTGGSVGIGMRQEPQLTATEPFDVYTKPFSL encoded by the exons atgatgctTGTCAACTGTTCCAACTGCCACACACCCTTACAACTTCCACCAGGTGCAAAGTCCATACGCTGCGCCATCTGCCGAGCCGTAACTCTTATCGCTGACCCTCGCACTAAtccagcaccactaccaccaccacgtCCTTCCGCCTACTATCCTACAGCCCCTGCCccgccaccaccaccaacaccagcTTCTGCCTACAATAACCACTACTATCCTCTAGCTCCTCCCCCGTCTCCTTATAATTACCACTTAACTTCAGGTCAAAATTCCTTGTCACAGGGCGCGCGAAAGAGAGCTGTGATTGTTGGTATTTCGTATAAGAACACCAAGAATGAACTCAAGGGATGCATCAATGATGCCAAATGTATGAGGTTCTTGCTCACCAATCGATTCAAGTTTCCTCAAGACTCCATTCTCATGCTTACTG ACGAAGAGAGAGATCCATACAGAATtccaacaaaacataatataagaATGGCAATGTACTGGCTTGTGCAAGGTTGTCAGGCAGGGGATTCTCTGGTGTTTCATTATTCTGGTCATGGTTCACAACAGAGGAATTACACTGGAGATGAAGTTGATGGGTTCGATGAAACACTTTGCCCCTTGGATTTTGAAACCCAAGGAATGATCGTTGATGATGAAATTAATGCAACACTTGTTAGGCCTCTTCCCCGTGGGGCTAAGcttcatgctattattgatgcTTGTCACAGTGGTACTATGCTTGATCTACCGTTTCTTTGTAGGATGGACAG GACTGGACGATATGTATGGGAAGACCATCGTCCTCAATCAGGAGCATGGAAAGGAACAAGTGGGGGAGAGGTCATATCCTTCAGTGGTTGTGATGATGATCAAACTTCTGCTGATACGGAT AGTTTGTCCAAGGTCACTTCAACTGGTGCGATGACCTTTTCCTTCATCCAAGCAATTGAGCACGGACAAGGAACCACGTATGGAGGTATTCTAAATGCAATGAGATCTTCCATTCGCAGTTCTGATAATGATCTAGGGGGTGGCATTGTGACGTCTCTTCTGACAATGCTGGTTACGGGAGGAAGTGTTGGCATTGGAATGAGACAG GAGCCACAGTTGACAGCAACTGAGCCATTTGATGTGTACACCAAGCCATTTTCATTATAG